A genomic window from Daphnia carinata strain CSIRO-1 chromosome 9, CSIRO_AGI_Dcar_HiC_V3, whole genome shotgun sequence includes:
- the LOC130697933 gene encoding endoplasmic reticulum-Golgi intermediate compartment protein 1-like — protein MVLATQATSPYLVPSRLGQCSACFSYRYYLKEVWTLELFLSLNSVVVRIYIDTMGFDLRRFDIYRKVPKDLTQPTVTGAVISICCCAFMTFLFFSEFFHFMSPEVVSELFVDNPGNSDEKIPVQINITLPRLACEYVGIDIQDDLGRHDVGFIENTLKTPWNKGRGCIFESRFHINRVPGNFHVSTHSADKQPDNADMAHYITSLTFGEVLDNKNLPGNFNPLARRDRSQADPAESHDYTMKIVPTIYEDSAGKTLVSYQYTYAYSNYVSFSLGGRSPAAIWFRYDLNPITVKYHERRQPIYAFLTSVCAIIGGTFTVAGIIDSFVFTASELFKKFELGKLS, from the exons ATGGTATTGGCAACGCAAGCCACATCACCATATCTTGTTCCCTCACGACTCGGACAATGTTCTGCTTGTTTCAGTTATAGATATTATTTAAAAGAGGTTTGGACccttgaattgtttttaagCTTAAATTCTGTTGTTGTCCGTATTTATATCGACACCATGGGCTTTGATTTGAGAAG GTTTGACATTTATCGAAAAGTCCCCAAAGACTTGACTCAACCAACTGTTACTGGCGCTGTCATCTCTATATGTTGCTGTGCCTTCATGACattcctctttttctctgaATTTTTCCACTTCATGTCTCCGGAAGT agTATCTGAACTTTTTGTGGACAACCCAGGAAATTCTGATGAAAAAATACCAGTACAAATAAATATAACACTGCCAAGGCTCGCCTGTGAAT ATGTTGGTATTGACATCCAAGATGATTTGGGAAGACATGATGTGGGTTTCATTGAAAATACTCTAAAAACACCATGGAATAAAGGTAGAGGCTGCATTTTTGAGAGCCGCTTCCACATCAACCGGGTTCCAG GAAACTTTCACGTCTCTACCCATTCTGCCGATAAGCAACCGGATAATGCTGACATGGCTCATTACATTACTTCACTAACCTTTGGAGAAGTTTTGGATAACAAAAACTTACCGGGAAATTTTAATCCGCTTGCCCGTAGAGATAGGAGTCAAGCTGATCCAGCGGAATCTCACGATTACACGATGAAGATTGTACCAACTATATATGAGGATTCTGCCGGAAAAACACTCGTTTCTTATCAATATACTTACGCATATTCG AATTacgtttcgttttctctcgGGGGTCGTTCTCCAGCAGCCATTTGGTTCCGTTACGATTTGAACCCTATTACTGTAAAATACCACGAAAGACGACAACCGATTTACGCATTTCTGACCTCG gTTTGTGCAATTATTGGTGGAACATTTACCGTCGCAGGCATTATTGATTCATTTGTGTTTACCGCTTCTGAACTATTCAAGAAATTCGAACTGGGAAAACTGAGttaa
- the LOC130697934 gene encoding uncharacterized protein LOC130697934: MKNIFVAVFLIFVVPVQLLVDSETYPDRFTPALSRKHSDVDIGRILLSKRNLFYRGLLSIIADYWARKLGKQQSLTLLSETIVAVDNLKQELHDYGADTRAIIEVLDGKIDAFSCTCSADDATSIGKIPSSCKDLKAIGHTKSGLYPVLGSKQVETVYCDFTVAADGPGFQKWIGYQDVKSKPTYFYVQKTKSFSAKNTPIPFERVMLNIGGAMNLASGKFKTPVTGTYFFSFTGLVQYPITSTVLNELSVTLYRNGQVVGRGQFNEVAAVANIYYLSPVTVQSTLMLNAGDEVWLEASYGLFSVGYLFDSDGTRYTHFNGWLLEEDIVHSL; this comes from the exons ATGAAGAATATC TTCGTTGCCGTCTtcttgatttttgttgttccgGTTCAATTACTGGTCGACTCCGAAACTTATCCCGATCGTTTTACACCTGCTTTATCAAGGAAACATTCAGACGTGGATATTGGTCGTATCTTGCTTTCTAAACGAAACTTATTTTACCGAGGCCTTTTATCAATAATAGCTGATTATTGGGccagaaaattgggaaaaCAAC AAAGCTTGACACTTTTATCAGAAACAATAGTTGCAGTCGATAATTTAAAACAGGAGCTGCACG ATTACGGGGCAGATACTCGGGCCATCATTGAGGTTCTAGATGGAAAGATCGATG CATTTAGTTGTACCTGTTCTGCTGATGACGCCACGAGCATTGGTAAAATACCCAGTTCCTGTAAAGATTTAAAAGCTATTGGGCATACAAAAAGTGGACTTTACCCTGTACTCGGAAGTAAGCAAGTCGAAACGGTTTATTGCGATTTCACCGTAGCAGCTGATGGACCAG GCTTCCAGAAATGGATTGGTTATCAAGACGTAAAATCAAAGCCAACGTACTTCTATGTACAGAAAACCAAAAGCTTTTCAGCTAAAAATACCCCGATTCCTTTTGAGCGAGTGATGCTCAACATCGGAGGAGCCATGAACTTAGCAAGCGGGAAGTTTAAAACCCCCGTTACAGGAActtattttttctcctttaccGGACTAGTGCAATATCCAATCACGTCTACGGTGCTCAACGAACTATCCGTAACGCTCTATCGGAATGGCCAAGTTGTAGGAAGAGGTCAGTTTAACGAAGTCGCAGCCGTCGCAAATATTTATTACCTAAGTCCGGTAACCGTCCAATCTACGCTTATGTTGAATGCCGGAGACGAGGTGTGGTTAGAGGCCAGTTACGGACTGTTCAGTGTAGGTTATCTATTCGACTCCGATGGCACCCGTTATACGCATTTTAATGGCTGGCTTTTAGAAGAAGACATCGTCCATTCGTTGTAG
- the LOC130697929 gene encoding myosin-13-like isoform X1, with protein MQSLEQTTDELVETKSTLEIMKADLQMARKDLVDVKQSFAQMKTDLMTKMEGNRKMLEVTTKDLGNTKTKVEGLNAKLEGTSKGLAATEKDLKDAKNEFQNMKKNLQVATIAEVKANVGDLMKKFSETARNATVTNALVADLSLLVFGATQNLEATAKDLAATKTTVNTMGVTLKNTMRTLDITQMDLKDTKTRMGNLNSKLDDATKMLASTTKDLTNTKTKLDDTSVELKGTVKVLSGTAKVLEDTKLEIGNLTTKVDGTAYLIAANTKGLVDAKTQIQAIKTDLQATSKTSSETGIQIRELLRQMTETARNLTDTNMKVDNLGVIMFGTTQTLARTTKDLTETKTKVEAIGMDLKNATQGFERTRNNGTNFEDELLTNIKEKLEEVAKRERETKSKLEGLSTNLNVTMKHLTETKTEVQVIKTDLRVASQSSTENQMKIGSLASKLDAETRVISIDRIPTSCKDLHQIGHRKSGLYSVMGTNRVETVYCDFAKDPNGTEFQKWIGYEDVQSVPTYFYVKKDADFSAMNTPIPYEIEVVNTGNAMDKSTGIFTAPRNGTYFFTFNGVAIFPPEASKLGASLYFNGTPIGMSFTRDGNPSEDQIVPVTLQSTLKLKAGDKIWVQITYLSKGVALFDDSDNQTHFTGFLLQEDISSLSN; from the exons ATGCAATCTTTGGAACAAACTACAGACGAATTGGTAGAAACAAAGTCAACGTTAGAAATCATGAAAGCCGATTTACAAA tGGCAAGAAAAGATTTAGTTGATGTTAAGCAAAGTTTTGCGCAGATGAAGACGGATTTGATGACGAAAATGGAAG GAAATCGCAAAATGTTGGAGGTGACCACAAAGGATTTGGGCAACACCAAGACGAAAGTCGAAGGTTTAAATGCAAAATTGGAAG GGACTAGCAAAGGTCTAGCGGCAACAGAAAAAGATTTAAAGGACGCTAAAAACGAGTTTcagaacatgaaaaaaaatttacaag TTGCGACGATTGCGGAGGTGAAGGCGAACGTCGGTGATCTGATGAAGAAATTCAGTG AAACAGCGAGAAACGCAACGGTTACCAACGCCCTGGTGGCTGATCTCAGTTTGCTGGTGTTTG GAGCTACGCAGAATTTGGAAGCAACTGCAAAAGATTTGGCTGCCACCAAGACCACAGTCAACACTATGGGCGTGACCCTTAAAA ataCAATGCGAACATTGGACATAACTCAAATGGACCTCAAAGATACAAAGACTAGAATGggaaatttaaattcaaaattagaTG ATGCAACGAAAATGCTCGCCTCCACTACGAAAGATTTAACAAATACCAAGACGAAACTCGACGACACTAGTGTTGAATTGAAAG GTACCGTCAAAGTGTTGTCAGGTACTGCAAAGGTACTGGAAGACACTAAATTGGAAATTGGGAATTTGACTACGAAAGTGGACG GTACTGCTTACCTCATTGCAGCCAATACGAAAGGTTTGGTGGATGCAAAGACACAAATCCAAGCCATCAAAACAGACTTGCAAG CTACATCTAAAACATCAAGCGAAACAGGGATACAAATCAGGGAACTGTTGAGACAAATGACTG AAACGGCGAGGAATTTAACCGACACGAATATGAAAGTTGACAATCTTGGCGTGATAATGTTCG GTACTACGCAAACGTTGGCGAGAACAACAAAGGATTTAACGGAGACCAAAACTAAAGTAGAAGCTATTGGCATGGATCTCAAAA ACGCAACCCAAGGATTTGAAAGGACTAGAAATAATGGCACGAATTTCGAAGATGAGCTCCTCACAAACATCAAAGAAAAGTTGGAAG AAGTTGCgaaacgagagagagaaacaaagtCTAAACTTGAAGGCCTTAGTACAAATTTGAATG TCACGATGAAACACTTGACGGAAACTAAAACTGAAGTTCAAGTTATCAAAACAGATTTACGTG TAGCATCCCAAAGCTCAACAGAAAACCAAATGAAGATTGGCAGTTTGGCATCAAAATTAGATG CGGAAACAAGGGTCATTTCCATCGATCGAATCCCAACATCCTGCAAGGATCTGCATCAAATTGGGCACAGGAAAAGTGGATTGTATTCAGTAATGGGAACAAATCGAGTAGAGACTGTATACTGCGATTTTGCTAAAGATCCTAATGGAACAG AATTCCAGAAATGGATTGGCTACGAAGACGTCCAGTCAGTGCCCACCTACTTTTACGTGAAAAAAGACGCTGATTTTTCGGCCATGAATACTCCAATTCCCTACGAGATTGAAGTGGTAAACACTGGAAACGCTATGGATAAATCAACTGGAATATTCACAGCTCCCCGGAATGGCACGTACTTCTTCACTTTCAACGGGGTAGCCATCTTCCCACCGGAGGCGTCCAAACTCGGAGCAAGTCTGTACTTTAACGGTACTCCGATCGGGATGAGTTTTACTCGAGACGGCAACCCTTCTGAAGATCAAATCGTTCCAGTTACTCTACAATCAACACTTAAATTAAAAGCAGGAGATAAAATCTGGGTTCAGATTACTTACCTTTCCAAGGGTGTGGCATTGTTTGATGATTCCGATAATCAAACTCATTTCACTGGTTTCCTTTTACAAGAAGACATTTCGTCATTATCTAACTAA
- the LOC130697929 gene encoding myosin-13-like isoform X3 has protein sequence MQSLEQTTDELVETKSTLEIMKADLQMARKDLVDVKQSFAQMKTDLMTKMEGNRKMLEVTTKDLGNTKTKVEGLNAKLEGTSKGLAATEKDLKDAKNEFQNMKKNLQVATIAEVKANVGDLMKKFSETARNATVTNALVADLSLLVFGATQNLEATAKDLAATKTTVNTMGVTLKNTMRTLDITQMDLKDTKTRMGNLNSKLDDATKMLASTTKDLTNTKTKLDDTSVELKGTVKVLSGTAKVLEDTKLEIGNLTTKVDGTAYLIAANTKGLVDAKTQIQAIKTDLQATSKTSSETGIQIRELLRQMTETARNLTDTNMKVDNLGVIMFGTTQTLARTTKDLTETKTKVEAIGMDLKNATQGFERTRNNGTNFEDELLTNIKEKLEEVAKRERETKSKLEGLSTNLNVTMKHLTETKTEVQVIKTDLRASQSSTENQMKIGSLASKLDAETRVISIDRIPTSCKDLHQIGHRKSGLYSVMGTNRVETVYCDFAKDPNGTEFQKWIGYEDVQSVPTYFYVKKDADFSAMNTPIPYEIEVVNTGNAMDKSTGIFTAPRNGTYFFTFNGVAIFPPEASKLGASLYFNGTPIGMSFTRDGNPSEDQIVPVTLQSTLKLKAGDKIWVQITYLSKGVALFDDSDNQTHFTGFLLQEDISSLSN, from the exons ATGCAATCTTTGGAACAAACTACAGACGAATTGGTAGAAACAAAGTCAACGTTAGAAATCATGAAAGCCGATTTACAAA tGGCAAGAAAAGATTTAGTTGATGTTAAGCAAAGTTTTGCGCAGATGAAGACGGATTTGATGACGAAAATGGAAG GAAATCGCAAAATGTTGGAGGTGACCACAAAGGATTTGGGCAACACCAAGACGAAAGTCGAAGGTTTAAATGCAAAATTGGAAG GGACTAGCAAAGGTCTAGCGGCAACAGAAAAAGATTTAAAGGACGCTAAAAACGAGTTTcagaacatgaaaaaaaatttacaag TTGCGACGATTGCGGAGGTGAAGGCGAACGTCGGTGATCTGATGAAGAAATTCAGTG AAACAGCGAGAAACGCAACGGTTACCAACGCCCTGGTGGCTGATCTCAGTTTGCTGGTGTTTG GAGCTACGCAGAATTTGGAAGCAACTGCAAAAGATTTGGCTGCCACCAAGACCACAGTCAACACTATGGGCGTGACCCTTAAAA ataCAATGCGAACATTGGACATAACTCAAATGGACCTCAAAGATACAAAGACTAGAATGggaaatttaaattcaaaattagaTG ATGCAACGAAAATGCTCGCCTCCACTACGAAAGATTTAACAAATACCAAGACGAAACTCGACGACACTAGTGTTGAATTGAAAG GTACCGTCAAAGTGTTGTCAGGTACTGCAAAGGTACTGGAAGACACTAAATTGGAAATTGGGAATTTGACTACGAAAGTGGACG GTACTGCTTACCTCATTGCAGCCAATACGAAAGGTTTGGTGGATGCAAAGACACAAATCCAAGCCATCAAAACAGACTTGCAAG CTACATCTAAAACATCAAGCGAAACAGGGATACAAATCAGGGAACTGTTGAGACAAATGACTG AAACGGCGAGGAATTTAACCGACACGAATATGAAAGTTGACAATCTTGGCGTGATAATGTTCG GTACTACGCAAACGTTGGCGAGAACAACAAAGGATTTAACGGAGACCAAAACTAAAGTAGAAGCTATTGGCATGGATCTCAAAA ACGCAACCCAAGGATTTGAAAGGACTAGAAATAATGGCACGAATTTCGAAGATGAGCTCCTCACAAACATCAAAGAAAAGTTGGAAG AAGTTGCgaaacgagagagagaaacaaagtCTAAACTTGAAGGCCTTAGTACAAATTTGAATG TCACGATGAAACACTTGACGGAAACTAAAACTGAAGTTCAAGTTATCAAAACAGATTTACGTG CATCCCAAAGCTCAACAGAAAACCAAATGAAGATTGGCAGTTTGGCATCAAAATTAGATG CGGAAACAAGGGTCATTTCCATCGATCGAATCCCAACATCCTGCAAGGATCTGCATCAAATTGGGCACAGGAAAAGTGGATTGTATTCAGTAATGGGAACAAATCGAGTAGAGACTGTATACTGCGATTTTGCTAAAGATCCTAATGGAACAG AATTCCAGAAATGGATTGGCTACGAAGACGTCCAGTCAGTGCCCACCTACTTTTACGTGAAAAAAGACGCTGATTTTTCGGCCATGAATACTCCAATTCCCTACGAGATTGAAGTGGTAAACACTGGAAACGCTATGGATAAATCAACTGGAATATTCACAGCTCCCCGGAATGGCACGTACTTCTTCACTTTCAACGGGGTAGCCATCTTCCCACCGGAGGCGTCCAAACTCGGAGCAAGTCTGTACTTTAACGGTACTCCGATCGGGATGAGTTTTACTCGAGACGGCAACCCTTCTGAAGATCAAATCGTTCCAGTTACTCTACAATCAACACTTAAATTAAAAGCAGGAGATAAAATCTGGGTTCAGATTACTTACCTTTCCAAGGGTGTGGCATTGTTTGATGATTCCGATAATCAAACTCATTTCACTGGTTTCCTTTTACAAGAAGACATTTCGTCATTATCTAACTAA
- the LOC130697929 gene encoding myosin-13-like isoform X2 gives MQSLEQTTDELVETKSTLEIMKADLQMARKDLVDVKQSFAQMKTDLMTKMEGNRKMLEVTTKDLGNTKTKVEGLNAKLEGTSKGLAATEKDLKDAKNEFQNMKKNLQVATIAEVKANVGDLMKKFSETARNATVTNALVADLSLLVFGATQNLEATAKDLAATKTTVNTMGVTLKNTMRTLDITQMDLKDTKTRMGNLNSKLDDATKMLASTTKDLTNTKTKLDDTSVELKGTVKVLSGTAKVLEDTKLEIGNLTTKVDGTAYLIAANTKGLVDAKTQIQAIKTDLQATSKTSSETGIQIRELLRQMTETARNLTDTNMKVDNLGVIMFGTTQTLARTTKDLTETKTKVEAIGMDLKNATQGFERTRNNGTNFEDELLTNIKEKLEVAKRERETKSKLEGLSTNLNVTMKHLTETKTEVQVIKTDLRVASQSSTENQMKIGSLASKLDAETRVISIDRIPTSCKDLHQIGHRKSGLYSVMGTNRVETVYCDFAKDPNGTEFQKWIGYEDVQSVPTYFYVKKDADFSAMNTPIPYEIEVVNTGNAMDKSTGIFTAPRNGTYFFTFNGVAIFPPEASKLGASLYFNGTPIGMSFTRDGNPSEDQIVPVTLQSTLKLKAGDKIWVQITYLSKGVALFDDSDNQTHFTGFLLQEDISSLSN, from the exons ATGCAATCTTTGGAACAAACTACAGACGAATTGGTAGAAACAAAGTCAACGTTAGAAATCATGAAAGCCGATTTACAAA tGGCAAGAAAAGATTTAGTTGATGTTAAGCAAAGTTTTGCGCAGATGAAGACGGATTTGATGACGAAAATGGAAG GAAATCGCAAAATGTTGGAGGTGACCACAAAGGATTTGGGCAACACCAAGACGAAAGTCGAAGGTTTAAATGCAAAATTGGAAG GGACTAGCAAAGGTCTAGCGGCAACAGAAAAAGATTTAAAGGACGCTAAAAACGAGTTTcagaacatgaaaaaaaatttacaag TTGCGACGATTGCGGAGGTGAAGGCGAACGTCGGTGATCTGATGAAGAAATTCAGTG AAACAGCGAGAAACGCAACGGTTACCAACGCCCTGGTGGCTGATCTCAGTTTGCTGGTGTTTG GAGCTACGCAGAATTTGGAAGCAACTGCAAAAGATTTGGCTGCCACCAAGACCACAGTCAACACTATGGGCGTGACCCTTAAAA ataCAATGCGAACATTGGACATAACTCAAATGGACCTCAAAGATACAAAGACTAGAATGggaaatttaaattcaaaattagaTG ATGCAACGAAAATGCTCGCCTCCACTACGAAAGATTTAACAAATACCAAGACGAAACTCGACGACACTAGTGTTGAATTGAAAG GTACCGTCAAAGTGTTGTCAGGTACTGCAAAGGTACTGGAAGACACTAAATTGGAAATTGGGAATTTGACTACGAAAGTGGACG GTACTGCTTACCTCATTGCAGCCAATACGAAAGGTTTGGTGGATGCAAAGACACAAATCCAAGCCATCAAAACAGACTTGCAAG CTACATCTAAAACATCAAGCGAAACAGGGATACAAATCAGGGAACTGTTGAGACAAATGACTG AAACGGCGAGGAATTTAACCGACACGAATATGAAAGTTGACAATCTTGGCGTGATAATGTTCG GTACTACGCAAACGTTGGCGAGAACAACAAAGGATTTAACGGAGACCAAAACTAAAGTAGAAGCTATTGGCATGGATCTCAAAA ACGCAACCCAAGGATTTGAAAGGACTAGAAATAATGGCACGAATTTCGAAGATGAGCTCCTCACAAACATCAAAGAAAAGTTGGAAG TTGCgaaacgagagagagaaacaaagtCTAAACTTGAAGGCCTTAGTACAAATTTGAATG TCACGATGAAACACTTGACGGAAACTAAAACTGAAGTTCAAGTTATCAAAACAGATTTACGTG TAGCATCCCAAAGCTCAACAGAAAACCAAATGAAGATTGGCAGTTTGGCATCAAAATTAGATG CGGAAACAAGGGTCATTTCCATCGATCGAATCCCAACATCCTGCAAGGATCTGCATCAAATTGGGCACAGGAAAAGTGGATTGTATTCAGTAATGGGAACAAATCGAGTAGAGACTGTATACTGCGATTTTGCTAAAGATCCTAATGGAACAG AATTCCAGAAATGGATTGGCTACGAAGACGTCCAGTCAGTGCCCACCTACTTTTACGTGAAAAAAGACGCTGATTTTTCGGCCATGAATACTCCAATTCCCTACGAGATTGAAGTGGTAAACACTGGAAACGCTATGGATAAATCAACTGGAATATTCACAGCTCCCCGGAATGGCACGTACTTCTTCACTTTCAACGGGGTAGCCATCTTCCCACCGGAGGCGTCCAAACTCGGAGCAAGTCTGTACTTTAACGGTACTCCGATCGGGATGAGTTTTACTCGAGACGGCAACCCTTCTGAAGATCAAATCGTTCCAGTTACTCTACAATCAACACTTAAATTAAAAGCAGGAGATAAAATCTGGGTTCAGATTACTTACCTTTCCAAGGGTGTGGCATTGTTTGATGATTCCGATAATCAAACTCATTTCACTGGTTTCCTTTTACAAGAAGACATTTCGTCATTATCTAACTAA
- the LOC130698164 gene encoding uncharacterized protein LOC130698164, with protein sequence MSYSLVTLFSVLTCIVYGQLPGIWNHNHYGFRHNVAYSPNAPRNSAGLAIDAPHGTVEQPEPRNLYVLVRIARLEQNYRNLAAELRTKLSDADKKITDLTNNLASTTKDLEQTTADLEKTTADLEKTTADLEQTTSNLANTNANVAQLESKLKETSALASDTSSELGTFKQEQAATNLQNDNKITDLTNNLAKTSALASDTSSELGTFKQQQVATNSQDDKKITDLTANLASTAKEYIKFGQHQRERCPVRIEQTTSILNPFPYCRNNTNANVAQNQKLQHWHQTRHDECKTSALASDTSSELGTFKQEQAATNLQNVNKITDLTNNLAKTSALASDTSSELGTFKQEQATTNLQNDNKITDLTNNLAKTSALASDTSSELGTFKQQQVATNSQDDKKITDLTANLASTAKELEQTTSNLANTNANVAQLESKLKETSALASDTSSELGTFKQEQAATNLQNDNKITDLTNNLAKTSALASDTSSELGTFKQEQATTNLQNDNKITDLTNNLAKTSALASDTSSELGTFKQEQAATNLQNVNKITDLTNNLAKTSALASDTSSELGTFKQQQVATNSQDDKKITDLTANLAITTTNLAKTTSDLTNTNTNVAQLDSKLTGYPIHVNDDTSKMAYATSSALDTFKQEQAGVNRNTETRITNLLTPTTINKIPGSCSDLNDIGYTKSGLYSVLDSKQIKTVYCDFTKNPPNYQKAIGYQDIKSKPVYFYVQKIQSYSSKSVPIPYERIIINSGNAMDPVSGKFTAPVTGTYFFSFTGLVLFSVSNEKLVEFNVMLYQNGQAVARSQVNEVNGIANPNYVSPLVLQTVLTLQAGDKVWVQSDIINRGILYDSSEAQCTHFNGLLLEEEIAISL encoded by the exons ATGAGCTATTCC CTTGTCACTCTTTTCTCCGTTCTCACGTGCATCGTTTACGGTCAATTGCCTGGAATTTGGAATCACAATCATTATGGCTTTCGCCATAACGTTGCGTATTCACCTAATGCACCGAGAAATTCAGCTGGATTAGCCATTGACGCACCACACGGCACCGTTGAACAGCCTGAACCACGCAATCTTTATGTTCTTGTTAGAATAGCACGCCTCGAACAAAATTACAGAAATTTAGCAGCAGAATTACGAACAA AGTTATCAGATGCCGATAAGAAAATTACGGATTTAACCAACAACTTGGCAA GTACGACGAAAGATTTGGAGCAAACTACAGCCGATTTGGAGAAAACAACAGCCGATTTGGAGAAAACAACAGCCGATTTGGAGCAAACTACATCAAATTTGGCCAACACCAACGCGAACGTTGCCCAGTTAGAATCGAAATTGAAAG AAACTTCAGCATTGGCATCAGACACGTCAAGTGAACTAGGTACTTTTAAACAGGAGCAGGCCGCTACTAATTTacaaaatgataacaaaattACGGATTTAACCAACAACTTGGCAA AAACTTCAGCATTGGCATCAGACACGTCAAGTGAACTAGGTACTTTTAAACAGCAGCAGGTCGCTACTAATTCACAAGATGATAAGAAAATTACGGATTTGACCGCCAACTTGGCAA GTACGGCGAAAGAATACATCAAATTTGGCCAACACCAACGCGAACGTTGCCCAGTTAGAATCGAGCAAACTACATCAATATTGAATCCATTTCCGTATTGCAGAAACAACACCAACGCGAACGTTGCCCAGAATCAG AAACTTCAGCATTGGCATCAGACACGTCATGATGAATGCA AAACTTCAGCATTGGCATCAGACACGTCAAGTGAACTAGGTACTTTTAAACAGGAGCAGGCCGCTACTAATTTACAAAATGTTAACAAAATTACGGATTTAACCAACAACTTGGCAA AAACTTCAGCATTGGCATCAGACACGTCAAGTGAACTAGGTACTTTTAAACAGGAGCAGGCCACCACTAATTTacaaaatgataacaaaattACGGATTTAACCAACAACTTGGCAA AAACTTCAGCATTGGCATCAGACACGTCAAGTGAACTAGGTACTTTTAAACAGCAGCAGGTCGCTACTAATTCACAAGATGATAAGAAAATTACGGATTTGACCGCCAACTTGGCAA GTACGGCGAAAGAATTGGAGCAAACTACATCAAATTTGGCCAACACCAACGCGAACGTTGCCCAGTTAGAATCGAAATTGAAAG AAACTTCAGCATTGGCATCAGACACGTCAAGTGAACTAGGTACTTTTAAACAGGAGCAGGCCGCTACTAATTTacaaaatgataacaaaattACGGATTTAACCAACAACTTGGCAA AAACTTCAGCATTGGCATCAGACACGTCAAGTGAACTAGGTACTTTTAAACAGGAGCAGGCCACCACTAATTTacaaaatgataacaaaattACGGATTTAACCAACAACTTGGCAA AAACTTCAGCATTGGCATCAGACACGTCAAGTGAACTAGGTACTTTTAAACAGGAGCAGGCCGCTACTAATTTACAAAATGTTAACAAAATTACGGATTTAACCAACAACTTGGCAA AAACTTCAGCATTGGCATCAGACACGTCAAGTGAACTAGGTACTTTTAAACAGCAGCAGGTCGCTACTAATTCACAAGATGATAAGAAAATTACGGATTTGACCGCCAACTTGGCAA TTACGACGACAAATTTGGCTAAAACTACATCCGATTTGACCAACACCAACACGAACGTTGCCCAGCTAGACTCGAAATTAACAGGTTATCCGATTCATGTGAATGACG ATACTTCAAAAATGGCATACGCCACGTCAAGTGCACTGGATACTTTTAAACAGGAGCAGGCCG GTGTGAATAGAAACACTGAAACACGAATAACAAATTTGCTAACACCAACGACGATAAACAAAATCCCCGGTTCCTGTTCAGATCTAAACGATATTGGTTACACAAAAAGTGGACTCTACTCCGTACTGGACagcaaacaaatcaaaaccGTTTACTGCGATTTCACGAAAAATCCTCCCA ATTACCAGAAGGCAATTGGCTATCAAGACATCAAATCAAAGCCAGTATACTTCTACGTACAGAAAATTCAATCATACTCGTCAAAGTCAGTTCCAATTCCATATGAACGGATCATAATCAACAGTGGAAATGCAATGGATCCAGTAAGCGGAAAATTCACAGCACCCGTTACAGGAacctatttcttttcatttactGGACTTGTGCTATTTTCCGTGTCAAACGAAAAACTCGTAGAGTTTAACGTGATGCTTTATCAAAATGGTCAAGCAGTTGCACGTAGTCAGGTGAACGAAGTGAACGGTATTGCTAACCCCAATTATGTAAGCCCATTAGTTCTTCAAACGGTTCTAACGTTGCAAGCCGGAGACAAAGTATGGGTGCAGAGCGACATAATCAACAGAGGGATTCTATACGACAGCAGTGAAGCCCAATGCACGCATTTTAACGGCTTGCTTTTAGAAGAAGAGATCGCCATTTCCTTGTAG